A single genomic interval of Eptesicus fuscus isolate TK198812 chromosome 10, DD_ASM_mEF_20220401, whole genome shotgun sequence harbors:
- the LOC129150538 gene encoding RNA exonuclease 1 homolog gives MSYTTSGLELTRVTAVDSAVQVVYNMQRLHAPAPREEKAGDKEPLRLTTLSPGKVTERTSHLTRQGKEMQSNTPPPESVRRGLAPRTRLPTAQELCDLQASRDSASLPQAAQQPAPKHSSIHISAADGDRRRMALVPKPRLAAGAKRPLPDSSSSSPPPKAQGLGSQLPETRAPSGQASMASSTGPPKRLARGPPVQSSLKPVPPEEGGDKVPSVTRQRYLGLFLDQCLKFCPSTQEAIEKALKEEKAAYRQSPSKRKYRKLAASTFHKLRGLAPGPGPGPCQTGGRSAVSRDVDLGGKMDTQTCLSLQRPDSPRGEDPGKGAALYQRLKEHLLTQAQLKELGYPFPHPETPGGAVLFTNQEKPPQDPSRRLCCRCGTQYLVAPSGRCVRQEACHYHWGRLRPTPAAGRWEVQYTCCSAAIGSPGCQVAQQHVRDGRQEDLQGFVQTSAKDLPPGAHPGIYALDCEMSYTTAGLELTRVTVVDSAGSVVFDTFVRPQRDIVDYNTRFSGVTAAHLARTSVSLRDVQAVLLTLLHADTILIGHSLHSDLLALKLIHSTVLDTSVLFPHRLGLPYRRSLRSLAAHYLGRVIQDGVHGHSSSEDASACLHLVIWKIGRDAETQRSLPPSA, from the exons CCCCCAGAGAAGAGAAGGCGGGGGATAAGGAGCCATTGCGTCTGACCACTCTGTCCCCTGGGAAGGTAACGGAGAGGACCTCTCATCTCACCAGGCAAGGCAAGGAGATGCAGTCCAACACGCCTCCA ccagagtccgtGAGGAGAGGCCTGGCCCCCCGCACCAGGCTGCCCACCGcccaggagctgtgtgacctccaggcctccagggactcagccagcctgccccaggctgcccagcAGCCGGCCCCGAAGCACTCCTCCATCCACATCTCAGCTGCAGACGGCGACAGGAGGAGGATGGCCCTGGTCCCCAAGCCCCGCCTGGCTGCAGGTGCCAAGAGGCCCCTCccggacagcagcagcagcagcccgccCCCCAaggcccaggggctgggcagccagCTCCCAGAGACACGCGCCCCCTCGGGCCAGGCGTCCATGGCCTCCAGCACCGGGCCCCCCAAGCGCCTGGCCCGCGGCCCCCCTGTGCAGAGTTCTCTGAAGCCTGTTCCACCAgaagagggtggggacaaggtcCCCTCTGTCACCCGTCAACGCTACCTCGGCCTGTTCCTGGACCAGTGTCTCAAGTTCTGCCCCTCCACCCAGGAAGCCATCGAGAAGGCGCTCAAGGAGGAGAAGGCGGCCTACCGCCAGAGCCCCAGCAAGAGGAAGTACCGCAAGCTGGCCGCCAGCACCTTCCACAAGCTGCGCGgcctggcccccggccccgggcccgggccctgccAAACCGGGGGCCGCAGCGCTGTGTCCCGGGACGTGGATCTGGGGGGCAAGATGGACACCCAGACCTGCTTGTCCCTCCAGCGCCCGGACAGCCCCCGCGGGGAAGATCCCGGGAAAGGGGCCGCCCTGTACCAGCGCCTCAAGGAGCACCTGctcacccaggcccagctgaAGGAGCTGGGCTACCCCTTCCCGCACCCCGAGACGCCCGGGGGCGCCGTCCTCTTCACCAACCAGGAGAAGCCGCCCCAAGACCCCTCCCGCAGGCTCTGCTGCCGCTGTGGCACCCAGTACCTCGTGGCGCCCTCGGGCCGCTGTGTGCGCCAGGAAGCCTGTCACTACCACTGGGGGCGGCTGCGCCCCACTCCCGCGGCTGGGCGCTGGGAGGTCCAGTACACCTGCTGCTCGGCCGCCATCGGctcccctggctgccaggtgGCCCAGCAGCACGTGCGGGACGGCCGCCAGGAGGACCTGCAGGGCTTCGTGCAGACCTCTGCCAAAGACCTGCCCCCGGGCGCTCACCCCGGCATCTACGCCCTGGACTGCGAGATGTCCTACACCACCGCCGGCCTGGAGCTGACCCGCGTCACCGTGGTGGACAGCGCCGGGAGCGTGGTGTTCGACACCTTCGTCAGGCCCCAGCGGGACATCGTCGACTACAACACCAGGTTCTCGGGAGTGACCGCGGCTCACCTGGCCCGCACCAGCGTCTCGCTGCGCGACGTGCAGGCCGTCTTGCTCACCCTCCTCCACGCCGACACCATCCTCATCGGACACAGCCTGCACAGCGACCTGCTGGCCTTGAAGCTCATCCACAGCACCGTGCTGGACACCTCCGTGCTCTTCCCGCACCGCCTGGGCCTCCCCTACAGGCGCTCCCTGCGCAGCCTGGCGGCCCACTACCTCGGACGCGTCATCCAGGACGGCGTGCATGGCCACAGCTCCAGCGAGGACGCCAGCGCCTGCCTGCACCTGGTCATCTGGAAGATTGGACGAGACGCCGAGACCCAGCGCTCACTACCGCCCAGTGCTTGA
- the LOC129150539 gene encoding RNA exonuclease 1 homolog — translation MTLEPTGPGGRPSGPPTDSWAPKFLIIQPESVRRGLAPRTRLPTAQELCDLQASRDSASLPQAAQQPAPKHSSIHISAADGDRRRMALVPKPRLAAGAKRPLPDSSSSSPPPKAQGLGSQLPETRAPSGQASMASSTGPPKRLARGPPVQSSLKPVPPEEGGDKVPSVTRQRYLGLFLDQCLKFCPSTQEAIEEALKEEKAAYRQSPSKRKYRKLAASTFHKLRGLAPGPGPGPCQTGGRSAVSRDVDLGGKMDTQTCLSLQRPDSPRGEDPGKGAALYQRLKEHLLTQAQLKELGYPFPHPETPGGAVLFTNQEKPPQDPSRRLCCRCGTQYLVAPSGRCVRQEACHYHWGRLRPTPAAGRWEVQYTCCSAAIGSPGCQVAQQHVRDGRQEDLQGFVQTSAKDLPPGAHPGIYALDCEMSYTTAGLELTRVTVVDSAGSVVFDTFVRPQRDIVDYNTRFSGVTAAHLARTSVSLRDVQAVLLTLLHADTILIGHSLHSDLLALKLIHSTVLDTSVLFPHRLGLPYRRSLRSLAAHYLGRVIQDGVHGHSSSEDASACLHLVIWKIGRDAETRRSLPPSA, via the exons ATGACCCTTGAG cctACTGGCCCTGGCGGCCGGCCTTCGGGGCCCCCAACAGACAGCTGGGCCCCCAAGTTTCTcatcatccagccagagtccgtGAGGAGAGGCCTGGCCCCCCGCACCAGGCTGCCCACCGcccaggagctgtgtgacctccaggcctccagggactcagccagcctgccccaggctgcccagcAGCCGGCCCCGAAGCACTCCTCCATCCACATCTCAGCTGCAGACGGCGACAGGAGGAGGATGGCCCTGGTCCCCAAGCCCCGCCTGGCTGCAGGTGCCAAGAGGCCCCTCccggacagcagcagcagcagcccgccCCCCAaggcccaggggctgggcagccagCTCCCAGAGACACGCGCCCCCTCGGGCCAGGCGTCCATGGCCTCCAGCACCGGGCCCCCCAAGCGCCTGGCCCGCGGCCCCCCTGTGCAGAGTTCTCTGAAGCCTGTTCCACCAgaagagggtggggacaaggtcCCCTCTGTCACCCGTCAACGCTACCTCGGCCTGTTCCTGGACCAGTGTCTCAAGTTCTGCCCCTCCACCCAGGAAGCCATCGAGGAGGCGCTCAAGGAGGAGAAGGCGGCCTACCGCCAGAGCCCCAGCAAGAGGAAGTACCGCAAGCTGGCCGCCAGCACCTTCCACAAGCTGCGCGgcctggcccccggccccgggcccgggccctgccAAACCGGGGGCCGCAGCGCTGTGTCCCGGGACGTGGATCTGGGGGGCAAGATGGACACCCAGACCTGCTTGTCCCTCCAGCGCCCGGACAGCCCCCGCGGGGAAGATCCCGGGAAAGGGGCCGCCCTGTACCAGCGCCTCAAGGAGCACCTGctcacccaggcccagctgaAGGAGCTGGGCTACCCCTTCCCGCACCCCGAGACGCCCGGGGGCGCCGTCCTCTTCACCAACCAGGAGAAGCCGCCCCAAGACCCCTCCCGCAGGCTCTGCTGCCGCTGTGGCACCCAGTACCTCGTGGCGCCCTCGGGCCGCTGTGTGCGCCAGGAAGCCTGTCACTACCACTGGGGGCGGCTGCGCCCCACTCCCGCGGCTGGGCGCTGGGAGGTCCAGTACACCTGCTGCTCGGCCGCCATCGGctcccctggctgccaggtgGCCCAGCAGCACGTGCGGGACGGCCGCCAGGAGGACCTGCAGGGCTTCGTGCAGACCTCTGCCAAAGACCTGCCCCCGGGCGCTCACCCCGGCATCTACGCCCTGGACTGCGAGATGTCCTACACCACCGCCGGCCTGGAGCTGACCCGCGTCACCGTGGTGGACAGCGCCGGGAGCGTGGTGTTCGACACCTTCGTCAGGCCCCAGCGGGACATCGTCGACTACAACACCAGGTTCTCGGGAGTGACCGCGGCTCACCTGGCCCGCACCAGCGTCTCGCTGCGCGACGTGCAGGCCGTCTTGCTCACCCTCCTCCACGCCGACACCATCCTCATCGGACACAGCCTGCACAGCGACCTGCTGGCCTTGAAGCTCATCCACAGCACCGTGCTGGACACCTCCGTGCTCTTCCCGCACCGCCTGGGCCTCCCCTACAGGCGCTCCCTGCGCAGCCTGGCGGCCCACTACCTCGGACGCGTCATCCAGGACGGCGTGCATGGCCACAGCTCCAGCGAGGACGCCAGCGCCTGCCTGCACCTGGTCATCTGGAAGATTGGACGAGACGCCGAGACCCGGCGCTCACTACCGCCCAGTGCTTGA
- the LOC129150540 gene encoding RNA exonuclease 1 homolog, translating into MTLEPTGPGGRPSGPPTDSWAPKFLIIQPESVRRGLAPRTRLPTAQELCDLQASRDSASLPQAAQQPAPKHSSIHISAADGDRRRMALVPKPRLAAGAKRPLPDSSSSSPPPKAQGLGSQLPETRAPSGQASMASSTGPPKRLARGPPVQSSLKPVPPEEGGDKVPSVTRQRYLGLFLDQCLKFCPSTQEAIEEALKEEKAAYRQSPSKRKYRKLAASTFHKLRGLAPGPGPGPCQTGGRSAVSRDVDLGGKMDTQTCLSLQRPDSPRGEDPGKGAALYQRLKEHLLTQAQLKELGYPFPHPETPGGAVLFTNQEKPPQDPSRRLCCRCGTQYLVAPSGRCVRQEACHYHWGRLRPTPAAGRWEVQYTCCSAAIGSPGCQVAQQHVRDGRQEDLQGFVQTSAKDLPPGAHPGIYALDCEMSYTTAGLELTRVTVVDSAGSVVFDTFVRPQRDIVDYNTRFSGVTAAHLARTSVSLRDVQAVLLTLLHADTILIGHSLHSDLLALKLIHSTVLDTSVLFPHRLGLPYRRSLRSLAAHYLGRVIQDGVHGHSSREDASACLHLVIWKIGRDAETQRSLPPSA; encoded by the exons ATGACCCTTGAG cctACTGGCCCTGGCGGCCGGCCTTCGGGGCCCCCAACAGACAGCTGGGCCCCCAAGTTTCTcatcatccagccagagtccgtGAGGAGAGGCCTGGCCCCCCGCACCAGGCTGCCCACCGcccaggagctgtgtgacctccaggcctccagggactcagccagcctgccccaggctgcccagcAGCCGGCCCCGAAGCACTCCTCCATCCACATCTCAGCTGCAGACGGCGACAGGAGGAGGATGGCCCTGGTCCCCAAGCCCCGCCTGGCTGCAGGTGCCAAGAGGCCCCTCccggacagcagcagcagcagcccgccCCCCAaggcccaggggctgggcagccagCTCCCAGAGACACGCGCCCCCTCGGGCCAGGCGTCCATGGCCTCCAGCACCGGGCCCCCCAAGCGCCTGGCCCGCGGCCCCCCTGTGCAGAGTTCTCTGAAGCCTGTTCCACCAgaagagggtggggacaaggtcCCCTCTGTCACCCGTCAACGCTACCTCGGCCTGTTCCTGGACCAGTGTCTCAAGTTCTGCCCCTCCACCCAGGAAGCCATCGAGGAGGCGCTCAAGGAGGAGAAGGCGGCCTACCGCCAGAGCCCCAGCAAGAGGAAGTACCGCAAGCTGGCCGCCAGCACCTTCCACAAGCTGCGCGgcctggcccccggccccgggcccgggccctgccAAACCGGGGGCCGCAGCGCTGTGTCCCGGGACGTGGATCTGGGGGGCAAGATGGACACCCAGACCTGCTTGTCCCTCCAGCGCCCGGACAGCCCCCGCGGGGAAGATCCCGGGAAAGGGGCCGCCCTGTACCAGCGCCTCAAGGAGCACCTGctcacccaggcccagctgaAGGAGCTGGGCTACCCCTTCCCGCACCCCGAGACGCCCGGGGGCGCCGTCCTCTTCACCAACCAGGAGAAGCCGCCCCAAGACCCCTCCCGCAGGCTCTGCTGCCGCTGTGGCACCCAGTACCTCGTGGCGCCCTCGGGCCGCTGTGTGCGCCAGGAAGCCTGTCACTACCACTGGGGGCGGCTGCGCCCCACTCCCGCGGCTGGGCGCTGGGAGGTCCAGTACACCTGCTGCTCGGCCGCCATCGGctcccctggctgccaggtgGCCCAGCAGCACGTGCGGGACGGCCGCCAGGAGGACCTGCAGGGCTTCGTGCAGACCTCTGCCAAAGACCTGCCCCCGGGCGCTCACCCCGGCATCTACGCCCTGGACTGCGAGATGTCCTACACCACCGCCGGCCTGGAGCTGACCCGCGTCACCGTGGTGGACAGCGCCGGGAGCGTGGTGTTCGACACCTTCGTCAGGCCCCAGCGGGACATCGTCGACTACAACACCAGGTTCTCGGGAGTGACCGCGGCTCACCTGGCCCGCACCAGCGTCTCGCTGCGCGACGTGCAGGCCGTCTTGCTCACCCTCCTCCACGCCGACACCATCCTCATCGGACACAGCCTGCACAGCGACCTGCTGGCCTTGAAGCTCATCCACAGCACCGTGCTGGACACCTCCGTGCTCTTCCCGCACCGCCTGGGCCTCCCCTACAGGCGCTCCCTGCGCAGCCTGGCGGCCCACTACCTCGGACGCGTCATCCAGGACGGCGTGCATGGCCACAGCTCCCGCGAGGACGCCAGCGCCTGCCTGCACCTGGTCATCTGGAAGATTGGACGAGACGCCGAGACCCAGCGCTCACTACCGCCCAGTGCTTGA